A region of Haliotis asinina isolate JCU_RB_2024 chromosome 7, JCU_Hal_asi_v2, whole genome shotgun sequence DNA encodes the following proteins:
- the LOC137290923 gene encoding cyclic GMP-AMP synthase-like receptor 1 isoform X1, with protein MEGEKKLLEKPLNMDTERMQTFVQEMVRKGIIHHPERPKTNLRDFLEKEVTLDQDEISEISNHFNELRSDVIQYLNQVTPWTWKTFSAGSYYDGTKVSRPNEMDCQLIPRLRDSVTPIYERCEPGHCRLKVKYKTNDPIHTLCDEGCINMDRFRSYFFDKMEKFQSQRRIKKDLTYPQSPSYRVIYTTTQELPNIEIDFVAALHVDKWPDFPFANNLKEKLSSDLPREIDPEEIMREGSVTVMKHCKADVPDKALQWKMSFTYAEKSLSKHADKKSWKPIIRIIKRAKEIAKGDTDVTKTNVTKQLRKAAKYTKENLFPDSDGKLGVGTYPIRMLMWTLMYDKNLGLGNTSWQDRDTLDMLHVCLRCFRLMLTGKLQILNLFMPQMGDIMRTVRLKDRHFMYVMTLVIDILFSEAE; from the exons ATGGATACAGAGAGGATGCAAACTTTTGTACAAGAAATGGTACGAAAAGGGATAATTCACCACCCCGAAAGACCAAAGACTAATCTACGGGACTTCTTAGAAAAGGAAGTCACTTTGGACCAGGATGAGATCAGTGAAATTTCAAACCATTTCAACGAACTGAGGTCTGATGTGATCCAATATCTTAACCAGGTCACTCCGTGGACATGGAAGACATTTTCAGCCGGATCTTACTACGATGGAACCAAG GTATCCAGACCTAATGAGATGGACTGTCAACTTATACCAAGATTACGTGACTCAGTGACACCAATTTATGAAAGATGTGAACCTGGCCACTGTAGGCTGAAggtgaaatacaaaacaaatgatcCAATACACACCCTATGTGATGAAGGATGCATCAATATGGACAGGTTCAGAAGTTACTTCTTTGACAAAATGGAAAAATTTCAGAGCCAACGGAGAATTAAAA AGGATCTTACATACCCACAAAGTCCTTCCTATCGTGTTATCTACACGACAACACAGGAGCTGCCGAACATTGAGATCGACTTTGTTGCAGCACTCCATGTTGACAAGTGGCCAGACTTTCCTTTTGCCAACAACCTAAAGGAGAAACTGTCCTCGGACTTGCCCCGTGAGATTGATCCTGAAGAAATAATGAGGGAAGGATCTGTTACAGTCATGAAGCACTGTAAAG CTGATGTACCAGACAAAGCACTACAATGGAAGATGAGCTTCACTTATGCGGAAAAAAGTCTCTCCAAACACGCAGACAAGAAATCCTGGAAACCCATCATAAGAATTATCAAGAGGGCTAAGGAGATCGCCAAAGGTGACACAGATGTTACAAAGACAAATGTCACGAAGCAACTGCGGAAAGCAGCTAAGTACACAAAAGAGAATTTATTCCCAGACAGTGATGGAAAACTGGGCGTAGGGACGTACCCAATAAGGATGTTGATGTGGACATTGATGTATGATAAGAATTTGGGATTAGGGAACACATCCTGGCAGGATAGGGACACACTAGACATGCTTCATGTCTGTCTTAGATGTTTTAGACTTATGCTGACTGGAAAGCTGCAGATTCTAAATCTGTTTATGCCCCAAATGGGCGACATCATGAGAACTGTAAGGCTGAAAGATAGACACTTTATGTACGTCATGACTTTAGTCATTGACATACTGTTTTCTGAAGCAGAGTAA
- the LOC137290923 gene encoding cyclic GMP-AMP synthase-like receptor 1 isoform X2 has product MLALWMDTERMQTFVQEMVRKGIIHHPERPKTNLRDFLEKEVTLDQDEISEISNHFNELRSDVIQYLNQVTPWTWKTFSAGSYYDGTKVSRPNEMDCQLIPRLRDSVTPIYERCEPGHCRLKVKYKTNDPIHTLCDEGCINMDRFRSYFFDKMEKFQSQRRIKKDLTYPQSPSYRVIYTTTQELPNIEIDFVAALHVDKWPDFPFANNLKEKLSSDLPREIDPEEIMREGSVTVMKHCKADVPDKALQWKMSFTYAEKSLSKHADKKSWKPIIRIIKRAKEIAKGDTDVTKTNVTKQLRKAAKYTKENLFPDSDGKLGVGTYPIRMLMWTLMYDKNLGLGNTSWQDRDTLDMLHVCLRCFRLMLTGKLQILNLFMPQMGDIMRTVRLKDRHFMYVMTLVIDILFSEAE; this is encoded by the exons ATGGATACAGAGAGGATGCAAACTTTTGTACAAGAAATGGTACGAAAAGGGATAATTCACCACCCCGAAAGACCAAAGACTAATCTACGGGACTTCTTAGAAAAGGAAGTCACTTTGGACCAGGATGAGATCAGTGAAATTTCAAACCATTTCAACGAACTGAGGTCTGATGTGATCCAATATCTTAACCAGGTCACTCCGTGGACATGGAAGACATTTTCAGCCGGATCTTACTACGATGGAACCAAG GTATCCAGACCTAATGAGATGGACTGTCAACTTATACCAAGATTACGTGACTCAGTGACACCAATTTATGAAAGATGTGAACCTGGCCACTGTAGGCTGAAggtgaaatacaaaacaaatgatcCAATACACACCCTATGTGATGAAGGATGCATCAATATGGACAGGTTCAGAAGTTACTTCTTTGACAAAATGGAAAAATTTCAGAGCCAACGGAGAATTAAAA AGGATCTTACATACCCACAAAGTCCTTCCTATCGTGTTATCTACACGACAACACAGGAGCTGCCGAACATTGAGATCGACTTTGTTGCAGCACTCCATGTTGACAAGTGGCCAGACTTTCCTTTTGCCAACAACCTAAAGGAGAAACTGTCCTCGGACTTGCCCCGTGAGATTGATCCTGAAGAAATAATGAGGGAAGGATCTGTTACAGTCATGAAGCACTGTAAAG CTGATGTACCAGACAAAGCACTACAATGGAAGATGAGCTTCACTTATGCGGAAAAAAGTCTCTCCAAACACGCAGACAAGAAATCCTGGAAACCCATCATAAGAATTATCAAGAGGGCTAAGGAGATCGCCAAAGGTGACACAGATGTTACAAAGACAAATGTCACGAAGCAACTGCGGAAAGCAGCTAAGTACACAAAAGAGAATTTATTCCCAGACAGTGATGGAAAACTGGGCGTAGGGACGTACCCAATAAGGATGTTGATGTGGACATTGATGTATGATAAGAATTTGGGATTAGGGAACACATCCTGGCAGGATAGGGACACACTAGACATGCTTCATGTCTGTCTTAGATGTTTTAGACTTATGCTGACTGGAAAGCTGCAGATTCTAAATCTGTTTATGCCCCAAATGGGCGACATCATGAGAACTGTAAGGCTGAAAGATAGACACTTTATGTACGTCATGACTTTAGTCATTGACATACTGTTTTCTGAAGCAGAGTAA
- the LOC137290923 gene encoding cyclic GMP-AMP synthase-like receptor 1 isoform X3 gives MDTERMQTFVQEMVRKGIIHHPERPKTNLRDFLEKEVTLDQDEISEISNHFNELRSDVIQYLNQVTPWTWKTFSAGSYYDGTKVSRPNEMDCQLIPRLRDSVTPIYERCEPGHCRLKVKYKTNDPIHTLCDEGCINMDRFRSYFFDKMEKFQSQRRIKKDLTYPQSPSYRVIYTTTQELPNIEIDFVAALHVDKWPDFPFANNLKEKLSSDLPREIDPEEIMREGSVTVMKHCKADVPDKALQWKMSFTYAEKSLSKHADKKSWKPIIRIIKRAKEIAKGDTDVTKTNVTKQLRKAAKYTKENLFPDSDGKLGVGTYPIRMLMWTLMYDKNLGLGNTSWQDRDTLDMLHVCLRCFRLMLTGKLQILNLFMPQMGDIMRTVRLKDRHFMYVMTLVIDILFSEAE, from the exons ATGGATACAGAGAGGATGCAAACTTTTGTACAAGAAATGGTACGAAAAGGGATAATTCACCACCCCGAAAGACCAAAGACTAATCTACGGGACTTCTTAGAAAAGGAAGTCACTTTGGACCAGGATGAGATCAGTGAAATTTCAAACCATTTCAACGAACTGAGGTCTGATGTGATCCAATATCTTAACCAGGTCACTCCGTGGACATGGAAGACATTTTCAGCCGGATCTTACTACGATGGAACCAAG GTATCCAGACCTAATGAGATGGACTGTCAACTTATACCAAGATTACGTGACTCAGTGACACCAATTTATGAAAGATGTGAACCTGGCCACTGTAGGCTGAAggtgaaatacaaaacaaatgatcCAATACACACCCTATGTGATGAAGGATGCATCAATATGGACAGGTTCAGAAGTTACTTCTTTGACAAAATGGAAAAATTTCAGAGCCAACGGAGAATTAAAA AGGATCTTACATACCCACAAAGTCCTTCCTATCGTGTTATCTACACGACAACACAGGAGCTGCCGAACATTGAGATCGACTTTGTTGCAGCACTCCATGTTGACAAGTGGCCAGACTTTCCTTTTGCCAACAACCTAAAGGAGAAACTGTCCTCGGACTTGCCCCGTGAGATTGATCCTGAAGAAATAATGAGGGAAGGATCTGTTACAGTCATGAAGCACTGTAAAG CTGATGTACCAGACAAAGCACTACAATGGAAGATGAGCTTCACTTATGCGGAAAAAAGTCTCTCCAAACACGCAGACAAGAAATCCTGGAAACCCATCATAAGAATTATCAAGAGGGCTAAGGAGATCGCCAAAGGTGACACAGATGTTACAAAGACAAATGTCACGAAGCAACTGCGGAAAGCAGCTAAGTACACAAAAGAGAATTTATTCCCAGACAGTGATGGAAAACTGGGCGTAGGGACGTACCCAATAAGGATGTTGATGTGGACATTGATGTATGATAAGAATTTGGGATTAGGGAACACATCCTGGCAGGATAGGGACACACTAGACATGCTTCATGTCTGTCTTAGATGTTTTAGACTTATGCTGACTGGAAAGCTGCAGATTCTAAATCTGTTTATGCCCCAAATGGGCGACATCATGAGAACTGTAAGGCTGAAAGATAGACACTTTATGTACGTCATGACTTTAGTCATTGACATACTGTTTTCTGAAGCAGAGTAA